One genomic segment of Brassica napus cultivar Da-Ae chromosome A3, Da-Ae, whole genome shotgun sequence includes these proteins:
- the BNAA03G15560D gene encoding uncharacterized protein BNAA03G15560D: MSKTPDKQELPLETSPYTKYEDIEDYKKNAYGTSGHQQVKHGQGGGTTDAPTLSGSAPPSAIDSANQQAKK; the protein is encoded by the coding sequence ATGTCGAAGACACCAGATAAACAAGAGCTGCCACTAGAAACGAGTCCGTACACAAAGTATGAGGATATTGAAGATTACAAGAAGAACGCTTATGGAACATCTGGTCACCAACAGGTTAAGCATGGCCAAGGTGGTGGCACAACGGACGCACCGACTCTCTCGGGCAGTGCTCCTCCATCCGCTATTGATTCAGCTAACCAACAAGCTAAGAAGTGA